One window from the genome of Sneathia sanguinegens encodes:
- a CDS encoding ribosomal-processing cysteine protease Prp: protein MINIIFKFKKNMIYQFEVKGHANMSTFGTDIVCSAISSTTLMTINGLLEVLNLNFEYDVKEGYTLCNLGDNLTKESQILLNSYFVFIKELAIKYPKNLKLKIMEV, encoded by the coding sequence ATGATAAATATTATATTTAAATTCAAAAAAAATATGATATATCAATTTGAAGTAAAAGGTCATGCCAATATGTCAACTTTTGGTACTGATATTGTTTGTTCTGCTATATCTTCTACAACACTTATGACTATAAATGGTCTTTTAGAAGTTTTAAATTTAAACTTTGAGTATGATGTTAAAGAAGGTTATACATTATGTAATTTAGGTGATAATCTTACAAAAGAAAGTCAGATATTATTAAATTCATATTTTGTATTTATAAAGGAATTAGCAATTAAGTATCCTAAAAATTTAAAATTAAAAATAATGGAGGTATGA
- the rplU gene encoding 50S ribosomal protein L21: MFAVIKTGGKQYKVEVGSVLKVEKLAAEINSDVVLDEVLMIDGKVGTPFVEGAKVIATVKAHDKLKKVINFKYDKKTYYRKKGHRQQYTLIEIKEING, translated from the coding sequence ATGTTTGCAGTAATAAAAACTGGTGGTAAACAATATAAAGTAGAAGTTGGTTCAGTTTTAAAAGTTGAAAAATTAGCCGCTGAAATTAATTCAGATGTTGTATTAGATGAAGTATTAATGATAGATGGAAAAGTTGGAACTCCATTTGTTGAAGGTGCTAAAGTAATTGCAACAGTTAAAGCTCATGATAAGCTTAAAAAGGTTATCAACTTTAAATATGATAAAAAAACATACTACAGAAAAAAAGGACATAGACAACAATATACTTTAATTGAAATTAAAGAAATTAACGGTTAG
- the pstB gene encoding phosphate ABC transporter ATP-binding protein PstB, producing the protein MDKIQVKNLNLYYNKFQALKNINIAIKENKIMSFIGPSGCGKSTLLKSINRMNDLVEDCKIEGEILLDSKNINDISVNQLRKRVGMVFQKPNPFPMSIYDNIAFGPRTHGITKKSELDFIVENSLKKAALFDDVKDRIHKSALALSGGQQQRLCIARALAVEPEVLLMDEPTSALDPISTGKIEDLVRVLKEKYTIIMVTHNMQQAIRISDDTAFFLLGKIIEVGKTDDIFSNPRDKRTEDYITGRFG; encoded by the coding sequence ATGGACAAAATACAAGTAAAAAATTTAAATCTCTATTACAACAAATTTCAAGCATTAAAAAATATTAATATTGCAATAAAAGAGAATAAAATAATGTCCTTTATAGGACCATCTGGTTGTGGTAAATCTACTCTTTTAAAATCTATAAATAGAATGAATGATTTAGTGGAAGATTGTAAAATTGAAGGAGAAATTTTACTAGACTCGAAAAATATTAATGATATATCAGTTAATCAACTAAGAAAAAGAGTTGGGATGGTTTTTCAAAAACCAAATCCTTTTCCTATGAGTATATATGATAATATTGCATTTGGTCCTAGAACTCATGGGATAACTAAAAAATCTGAATTAGATTTTATTGTAGAAAATTCTCTTAAAAAGGCAGCTCTTTTTGATGATGTTAAAGATAGAATACACAAATCAGCACTTGCATTATCTGGTGGGCAACAACAAAGATTATGCATAGCAAGAGCCTTAGCTGTTGAACCTGAAGTTTTACTTATGGATGAACCTACAAGTGCATTAGATCCAATTTCTACTGGTAAAATAGAAGACTTAGTTAGAGTTTTAAAAGAAAAATATACAATAATTATGGTAACACATAATATGCAACAAGCTATAAGAATAAGTGATGATACTGCATTTTTCTTACTAGGTAAAATAATAGAAGTTGGAAAAACTGATGATATTTTTAGTAATCCTCGTGATAAACGAACAGAAGACTATATTACAGGAAGATTTGGATAG
- the nth gene encoding endonuclease III: MSKKEKMKYIINILEKEYGKPKVFLNYTTEYQLMVAVILSAQCTDERVNATTKELFKFVKTPEDMLELPESTLKKLIFSCGFYNNKAKNLKENAKVLINSFKGILPRNIKDLTSLPGVGRKTANVLLYELWNITEGIVVDTHVKKISNELGFSNSKNPEIIEKDLMKIVPKNYWGLVPKYFILHGRKKCKINNLDCEICKLKK, from the coding sequence ATGTCAAAAAAAGAAAAAATGAAATATATTATTAATATCCTTGAAAAAGAATATGGTAAACCAAAGGTATTTTTAAATTACACTACAGAATATCAATTAATGGTTGCTGTTATTTTATCTGCTCAATGTACAGATGAAAGAGTCAACGCTACCACAAAAGAACTTTTTAAATTCGTTAAAACTCCTGAAGATATGTTAGAATTACCTGAAAGTACTTTGAAAAAATTAATTTTTTCTTGTGGTTTCTATAATAATAAAGCAAAAAATTTAAAAGAAAATGCAAAAGTGCTTATTAATTCTTTTAAAGGAATTTTACCAAGAAATATAAAGGACTTAACTTCTCTTCCAGGAGTTGGTAGAAAAACTGCAAATGTTTTGTTATATGAACTTTGGAATATAACTGAAGGTATAGTAGTTGATACCCATGTAAAAAAAATTTCAAATGAATTAGGTTTTTCAAATAGTAAAAATCCTGAAATAATTGAAAAAGATCTAATGAAAATTGTACCCAAAAATTATTGGGGTCTTGTTCCAAAATACTTTATTTTACATGGTAGAAAAAAATGTAAAATAAATAATTTAGATTGTGAAATATGTAAATTAAAAAAGTAA
- the thyA gene encoding thymidylate synthase: MKVYKDLVKYVLENGVLKKNRTGVDTISVFSYTYRVDLNEGYPLLTTKKMYFNSMLHELFWYLSGEENIKEFRKKSKIWDAWADEDGLLETAYGRFWRRFPVPEQKLDGEVFVDETNKFTKREKNGQLVFDQIAYVIDTLKQMKKNPEILNSRRLVVSAWHPANATISKLPPCHYTFAFCVIGNKLNCHLTQRSGDIALGIPFNLACYSLLTMMIAKECGYELGEFSHTIIDAHIYVNHIEGLKEQLKREEYPLPHIEISDKPFDELKFEDIKLIGYKSHPIIKFDVAI; the protein is encoded by the coding sequence ATGAAAGTATATAAGGATTTAGTGAAATATGTATTAGAAAATGGAGTTTTGAAGAAAAATAGAACTGGAGTAGATACCATATCAGTATTTTCTTATACATATAGGGTTGATTTAAATGAAGGGTATCCCTTGTTAACTACTAAAAAAATGTATTTTAATTCTATGTTACATGAATTATTTTGGTATTTAAGCGGGGAAGAAAATATAAAAGAATTTAGAAAAAAATCTAAAATTTGGGATGCTTGGGCAGATGAAGATGGCTTATTAGAAACAGCTTACGGAAGATTTTGGAGAAGATTTCCAGTGCCTGAACAAAAATTAGATGGTGAAGTTTTTGTTGATGAAACAAATAAGTTTACAAAAAGAGAAAAAAATGGGCAATTGGTTTTTGATCAAATTGCTTATGTAATAGATACTTTGAAACAAATGAAAAAAAATCCTGAAATTTTAAATTCAAGAAGATTAGTTGTAAGTGCATGGCACCCAGCTAATGCAACAATTTCAAAGCTTCCACCTTGTCATTATACTTTTGCATTTTGTGTGATTGGTAATAAATTAAATTGTCATTTAACTCAAAGAAGTGGAGATATTGCATTAGGAATACCATTTAATTTAGCATGTTATTCTTTATTGACAATGATGATAGCAAAAGAATGTGGATATGAATTAGGAGAATTTTCACATACAATTATTGATGCACATATATATGTAAATCACATTGAAGGCTTAAAAGAGCAATTAAAAAGAGAAGAATATCCTTTACCTCATATTGAAATTAGTGATAAACCTTTTGATGAGTTGAAATTTGAAGATATTAAATTGATTGGATATAAGTCACATCCTATTATAAAATTCGATGTAGCTATTTAA
- a CDS encoding peptidylprolyl isomerase yields MKKIIAIITLCILAISCNSVQFADITESFLGERLVNVTKEQKYKAKMASYKLEAKIITNKGDINVFLYPDGAPETVANFVFLCSKNFYDNMKFHRVLPNNLIQIGDKKGDTTGDAGYFIRDEITNWLNFDKAGMIAMAKNSNKDSASSQFFITLTEKQDLNGRYTVFGNLKTKQDLLVAKSIRVGDVIKDIQITGVNVNDFLNNFKPEVEQWNKKLLDK; encoded by the coding sequence ATGAAAAAAATTATAGCAATAATAACATTATGTATTTTAGCAATATCATGTAATAGTGTTCAATTTGCAGATATTACTGAATCTTTTCTTGGTGAAAGATTAGTTAATGTTACAAAAGAACAAAAATATAAGGCAAAAATGGCAAGTTATAAATTAGAAGCAAAAATTATAACTAACAAAGGAGATATAAATGTATTTTTATATCCTGATGGAGCACCAGAAACTGTTGCAAATTTTGTATTTTTATGTAGCAAGAATTTCTATGATAATATGAAATTCCATAGAGTTTTACCAAATAATTTGATACAAATTGGAGATAAAAAAGGAGATACAACAGGTGATGCAGGATATTTTATAAGGGATGAAATAACTAATTGGTTAAATTTTGATAAAGCTGGTATGATAGCAATGGCAAAAAATTCAAATAAAGATAGTGCAAGTTCACAATTTTTCATAACTTTAACTGAAAAACAAGATTTAAATGGAAGATATACAGTATTTGGAAATTTAAAAACAAAACAAGATTTATTGGTAGCAAAATCAATAAGAGTTGGCGATGTGATAAAAGATATACAAATTACAGGTGTTAATGTTAATGACTTTTTGAACAATTTCAAGCCAGAAGTAGAGCAATGGAATAAAAAATTGCTTGACAAATAA
- the phoU gene encoding phosphate signaling complex protein PhoU, giving the protein MREKYDEKLKLLNDNLVKMGEMVKEQIANTIRIIETQNKEIAKEILQNENDINSMEKNIERLCLNLILHEQPVAKDLRTISSAFKMIIDLERIGDHATDISEIILETKKTLKNIENFKNFIAMSNKTTEMITNSINAYINKDINLANLVIKSDDEVDDLFEKIKKEMIHLIKDTDEDGEKIIEDLLIAKYFERIGDHSVNIAEWAIFSITGEHKNSKIL; this is encoded by the coding sequence ATGAGAGAAAAATATGATGAAAAATTAAAATTACTAAATGATAATCTTGTTAAAATGGGAGAAATGGTAAAAGAACAAATAGCAAATACTATAAGAATTATTGAAACTCAAAATAAAGAAATTGCTAAAGAAATTTTGCAAAATGAAAATGATATTAATTCAATGGAAAAAAATATAGAACGTTTATGTCTTAATTTAATATTACATGAACAACCTGTTGCCAAAGATTTAAGAACAATATCTTCAGCTTTTAAAATGATAATAGATTTAGAGCGTATAGGAGATCATGCAACAGATATTTCAGAAATAATACTTGAAACTAAAAAAACATTGAAAAATATTGAAAACTTTAAAAACTTTATTGCTATGTCTAATAAGACGACTGAAATGATAACTAATAGTATTAATGCATATATTAATAAGGATATTAATCTTGCTAATTTAGTTATTAAATCTGATGATGAAGTAGATGACTTATTCGAAAAAATAAAGAAAGAAATGATACATTTAATAAAAGACACTGATGAAGACGGAGAAAAAATAATAGAAGACCTATTAATAGCAAAATATTTTGAAAGAATAGGTGATCACTCAGTAAATATTGCAGAATGGGCAATATTTTCAATAACTGGAGAACATAAAAATTCAAAAATACTTTAA
- the rplT gene encoding 50S ribosomal protein L20: MARVKTGIVRRKKHKKILKEAKGYKGTRKTNFRKANEAVKRAMAFSTEHRKLKKRTMRELWIIRINAASRLNGLSYSRFMNGLKKLNIELDRKVLADLAVNNATEFAKLVEQVKNI, translated from the coding sequence ATGGCAAGAGTTAAAACTGGTATTGTTAGAAGAAAAAAACATAAGAAAATTTTAAAAGAAGCTAAAGGATATAAAGGAACAAGAAAAACTAATTTTAGAAAAGCTAATGAAGCTGTTAAAAGAGCTATGGCGTTCTCTACTGAACATAGAAAATTAAAGAAAAGAACAATGAGAGAATTGTGGATTATTAGAATAAATGCTGCATCTAGATTAAATGGTTTATCATATTCTAGATTCATGAATGGTTTGAAGAAGCTTAATATTGAATTAGATAGAAAAGTATTAGCTGACTTAGCAGTAAATAATGCAACAGAATTTGCTAAATTAGTTGAACAAGTTAAAAATATATAA
- the pstA gene encoding phosphate ABC transporter permease PstA — protein sequence MKIKDYLFKFFVYSSALLAFGMFVFLIMYIVINGIKNIDLSIFSINYTSENSSIFPSFVSTIAIILLTLIFSIPFGIGSAIYLTEYANKRNRIIQLISITTQTLAGIPSIVYGLFGMLFFVTKLKLGFSIISGALTLAIMILPIIMETTENALNSVPDSYRQGAFGLGAGKLRTVFSIVLPASMSGILSGIILSIGRIIGESAALIYTAGTVAQLPKSIFSSSRTLAVHVYSLSSEGLHTDKAYATAFILLILILGINLLAKKITNNLKKG from the coding sequence ATGAAGATAAAAGACTATTTATTTAAATTTTTTGTGTATTCTTCAGCACTTTTAGCCTTTGGTATGTTTGTATTTTTAATTATGTACATAGTAATAAATGGAATAAAGAATATAGATCTTTCTATTTTCTCTATCAACTATACTAGTGAAAATAGCTCTATTTTTCCATCATTTGTATCTACTATAGCTATAATATTACTAACATTAATTTTTTCTATACCATTTGGAATAGGGAGTGCAATATATCTGACTGAATATGCAAATAAGAGAAATAGGATTATTCAACTAATCTCTATTACAACTCAAACATTAGCTGGGATACCATCTATTGTTTATGGTCTATTTGGAATGCTTTTCTTTGTTACAAAGCTCAAATTAGGTTTTTCAATAATATCAGGGGCATTAACACTTGCAATAATGATTTTACCAATAATTATGGAAACTACAGAAAATGCATTGAATTCTGTTCCAGATAGTTATAGACAAGGAGCTTTTGGTTTAGGTGCTGGAAAGTTAAGAACTGTATTTTCTATAGTATTACCTGCAAGTATGTCTGGGATACTATCTGGAATAATACTTTCAATAGGTAGAATTATTGGAGAAAGTGCTGCTCTAATTTATACTGCAGGTACAGTAGCACAACTACCTAAAAGTATTTTTTCATCATCAAGAACATTGGCAGTACATGTTTATAGTTTATCTAGCGAAGGCTTACATACTGATAAAGCATATGCAACAGCATTTATACTTTTAATACTAATACTAGGTATTAACTTACTTGCAAAAAAAATTACTAATAATTTGAAAAAGGGGTAA
- the pstC gene encoding phosphate ABC transporter permease subunit PstC: MNKEKVMSYVFLAISTTTILCVILICSFLLINGFPVIKQLGFRNFIFNIDWAPTDIPASYGILPMILGSVVITIGAIIIGVPIGIMTAIYLAKYCPKKIYPLLKNTVDLLAGIPSIVFGFFGLVMIVPFVRTVFGYTGKGVLSASILLGLMILPTIICITETSINTVPEFYYEGALALGASHERAIYSIVLPAAKRGIFSSVILGIGRAIGETMAVVMVAGNQTILPTNILKGARTLTTNIVIEMGYATGFHRQTLIATGLILFIFILLINCTFVYLNRKDNK; the protein is encoded by the coding sequence ATGAATAAAGAAAAAGTAATGTCTTATGTTTTTTTAGCTATTTCAACTACAACAATATTGTGCGTTATATTAATTTGTTCTTTTCTATTAATTAATGGGTTTCCTGTGATAAAACAATTAGGTTTTAGAAATTTCATTTTCAATATTGACTGGGCTCCTACAGATATACCTGCAAGTTATGGTATATTACCTATGATATTAGGAAGCGTTGTAATAACAATAGGTGCTATTATTATTGGTGTACCTATAGGTATTATGACTGCAATATATCTTGCAAAATACTGCCCTAAAAAGATATATCCTCTTTTAAAAAATACTGTTGATTTATTGGCTGGAATACCATCAATAGTATTTGGGTTTTTTGGATTAGTTATGATAGTTCCCTTTGTTAGAACAGTATTTGGATATACTGGAAAAGGGGTATTAAGTGCATCAATACTATTAGGTTTAATGATCTTACCTACAATAATTTGCATAACAGAAACTTCTATAAACACAGTACCCGAATTCTATTATGAAGGAGCACTAGCCCTTGGTGCTAGTCATGAAAGAGCAATATATAGTATAGTATTGCCTGCAGCTAAGAGAGGTATATTTTCAAGTGTAATCTTAGGTATAGGTAGAGCTATAGGTGAAACTATGGCTGTTGTAATGGTCGCTGGAAACCAAACTATTCTACCTACCAATATATTAAAAGGAGCTAGAACTCTGACAACTAATATAGTTATAGAAATGGGCTATGCAACAGGATTTCACAGACAAACACTTATCGCAACAGGATTAATTCTATTTATATTCATATTATTAATTAATTGTACTTTTGTATATTTAAATAGAAAGGATAACAAATGA
- the infC gene encoding translation initiation factor IF-3, translating to MFCIKGTNKSDGIRVNEEIRCREVRVISENGDLLGVMSPKEAMEIAMEHNLDLVEISPNAVPPVCKVMNYGKFRYEKTKKEKENKKKQKNVTIKELRIKPHIDEHDKQTKIVQITKFLEKEYKVKVSLKLSGREKLHIESSIKILDNFAEYFKDLAIVEKKYGKEQIQKFIMLSPKK from the coding sequence GTGTTCTGTATAAAAGGAACTAATAAATCTGATGGAATTCGTGTTAATGAAGAAATTAGATGTAGAGAAGTAAGAGTAATAAGTGAAAATGGTGATTTATTAGGAGTAATGTCTCCAAAAGAAGCAATGGAAATTGCAATGGAGCATAATTTAGATTTGGTTGAAATTTCACCAAATGCAGTACCACCAGTTTGTAAAGTAATGAATTATGGAAAATTCAGATATGAGAAGACAAAAAAAGAAAAAGAAAATAAGAAAAAACAAAAAAATGTTACAATAAAAGAGTTGCGTATAAAACCTCATATTGATGAACATGATAAACAAACTAAAATAGTACAAATTACAAAATTTCTTGAAAAAGAATATAAAGTAAAAGTAAGCTTAAAATTATCGGGAAGAGAAAAGTTACATATTGAGTCATCGATAAAGATTCTTGATAACTTTGCTGAATATTTTAAGGACTTAGCTATAGTTGAGAAAAAATATGGTAAAGAACAAATACAAAAATTTATAATGTTATCACCTAAAAAATAA
- a CDS encoding D-alanyl-D-alanine carboxypeptidase family protein has protein sequence MKKVVILIIMIITHINFSFVSAYSITNTGYVAYKYNENEIRPIASLTKIMNIMVALDEVKKGHISLNDKVTITDDMVKINETGIDIKKGDKIRLEDLLKAQVVYSANNAAYATAYYISKNNIENYIELMNAKAQQLQMENTKFYTPAGLPTKYTKKPVDVSTAYDLSKLSLEALKYDKLIEWANLKTINIKGKKYINRNILLGKDGNFGLKTGYHTLSGFNMIGLYKVKGVILINISLADETNENKFKTQQKLANDFKKNLKQYLYKDQFYAALNLEHFKQKNINTAIASDFFYYNTDFIIKEKVYNLNKDISIGSKVGDIEIYSLNGKIIKKIDIIAKTEAKKLNIFERILKFFGIL, from the coding sequence ATGAAAAAAGTAGTAATACTAATAATTATGATAATTACTCATATAAATTTTTCATTTGTATCAGCGTATAGTATTACAAATACTGGTTATGTTGCATATAAATATAATGAAAATGAAATTAGACCAATAGCTTCATTAACGAAAATAATGAATATAATGGTAGCGCTTGATGAAGTTAAAAAAGGGCATATTTCTTTGAATGATAAAGTTACAATTACTGATGATATGGTAAAAATAAATGAAACAGGTATAGATATAAAAAAAGGAGATAAGATAAGGCTTGAAGATTTATTAAAAGCACAGGTAGTATATTCAGCAAATAATGCTGCTTATGCAACAGCTTATTATATCTCAAAAAATAATATTGAAAATTACATAGAATTAATGAATGCTAAGGCACAACAATTACAAATGGAAAACACAAAGTTTTATACACCGGCTGGTCTACCAACTAAATATACTAAAAAACCTGTAGATGTATCTACGGCATACGATTTGTCAAAATTAAGTTTAGAAGCTCTAAAATATGATAAACTTATTGAATGGGCAAATTTAAAAACGATTAATATTAAAGGGAAAAAATATATTAATAGAAATATTCTTTTAGGAAAAGATGGAAATTTTGGTTTAAAGACAGGTTATCATACTTTATCGGGCTTCAATATGATAGGACTTTATAAAGTTAAGGGTGTTATTTTAATAAATATTAGTTTAGCCGATGAAACTAATGAAAATAAATTTAAAACTCAACAAAAATTAGCGAACGATTTTAAAAAAAATTTAAAACAATATTTGTATAAAGATCAATTTTATGCTGCTTTAAATTTGGAACATTTTAAACAAAAAAATATAAATACAGCTATAGCTTCAGATTTCTTTTATTATAATACTGATTTTATAATAAAAGAAAAAGTATATAATTTAAATAAAGATATTTCTATAGGCTCTAAAGTTGGAGATATAGAAATATATAGCCTTAATGGTAAAATAATAAAAAAAATAGATATAATAGCGAAAACTGAAGCGAAGAAATTAAATATTTTTGAGAGAATATTGAAATTTTTTGGTATATTATGA
- a CDS encoding DUF6705 family protein: MKKIIMIIMMMMITFVGFASNKPKDNFDYDKYVGYYTYEGEESTSIKIEIRKLKNGKYILIDYTYMYGSGYNGKLPYFKLISKDGKFYDKNKIQYILKDNKLIMDYGNEKYSYKKDSKKEIKEFTSGYDYKIAKFYDGDIIRY; encoded by the coding sequence ATGAAAAAGATAATAATGATAATAATGATGATGATGATAACATTTGTAGGATTTGCATCAAACAAACCAAAAGACAATTTCGATTATGATAAGTATGTGGGATATTATACATATGAAGGTGAAGAATCAACATCTATAAAAATTGAAATAAGAAAATTAAAAAATGGTAAATATATATTGATAGATTATACATATATGTATGGTTCAGGGTATAATGGTAAATTACCATATTTTAAATTAATTTCTAAAGATGGAAAATTTTATGATAAAAATAAAATACAATATATTTTAAAAGATAATAAATTAATTATGGATTATGGTAATGAAAAATATTCATATAAAAAAGATTCTAAAAAAGAAATTAAGGAATTTACAAGTGGATATGACTATAAAATAGCAAAATTTTATGATGGAGATATAATACGATATTGA
- the rpmI gene encoding 50S ribosomal protein L35 translates to MPKMKTHRGAKKRIKVTGSGKFVIRHSGKSHILTKKTHKRKKGLGQDYVISAGAAKKVSKLLAVSQGR, encoded by the coding sequence ATGCCAAAAATGAAAACACATAGAGGTGCAAAAAAAAGAATTAAAGTAACAGGAAGCGGAAAATTTGTTATAAGACATTCAGGAAAAAGTCATATTTTAACTAAGAAAACTCATAAGAGAAAGAAAGGTCTAGGACAAGATTATGTAATTTCTGCAGGTGCAGCTAAAAAAGTATCAAAATTATTAGCAGTGAGTCAAGGAAGATAG
- the rpmA gene encoding 50S ribosomal protein L27, with translation MLLKLNLQLFASKKGQGSTRNGRDSNPKYLGIKKYDGEFVKAGNIIVRQRGTKFHKGSNMGLGKDYTLFALIDGYVKFENYGKGKKKVSIYESR, from the coding sequence ATGTTATTAAAGTTAAACCTACAATTATTTGCCTCAAAAAAAGGACAAGGGTCTACTAGAAATGGTAGAGATTCTAACCCTAAATACTTAGGTATAAAGAAATATGATGGCGAATTTGTTAAAGCTGGAAACATTATAGTTAGACAAAGAGGAACTAAATTTCATAAAGGTTCTAACATGGGTTTAGGTAAAGACTATACTTTATTTGCCTTAATAGATGGATATGTAAAATTTGAAAACTATGGTAAAGGTAAGAAAAAAGTTAGTATATATGAATCAAGATAA
- a CDS encoding bifunctional 5,10-methylenetetrahydrofolate dehydrogenase/5,10-methenyltetrahydrofolate cyclohydrolase, translating into MKLIDGKRVSNEILKQLKCKHEDLNSKYYRQATLTVILVGDDYASKIYVRNKERACEKVGIKTKTVILDENIKKEDLINIIEKENKDEEVDGILLQLPLPKHLDQLEIMSHIDYKKDVDGFSPFNIGKMLLNQSGLRPCTALGVIKLLEEYKIPIKGSDVVIIGRSNIVGKPLAMMLTNRSATVQLCHSKTENIDEKIKRADILITAAGYPKLINKTHKLKKGVCIIDVGINRLEGKLCGDVAIDEINLENVEYITPVPGGVGPMTIACLLENVTQIYEGKVKNESI; encoded by the coding sequence ATGAAATTAATTGATGGTAAAAGAGTCTCTAATGAAATTTTGAAACAATTAAAATGTAAACATGAGGACTTAAATTCAAAATATTATAGACAAGCAACATTGACTGTTATACTTGTGGGAGATGATTATGCTTCAAAAATATATGTAAGAAATAAGGAAAGAGCTTGCGAAAAAGTTGGCATAAAAACTAAAACTGTTATATTAGATGAAAATATAAAAAAAGAAGATTTAATTAATATAATCGAAAAAGAGAATAAAGATGAAGAAGTAGATGGAATATTGTTACAGTTACCTTTGCCAAAACATTTGGATCAATTAGAAATTATGTCACATATAGACTATAAAAAGGATGTAGATGGATTTTCACCTTTTAATATAGGAAAAATGTTATTAAACCAAAGTGGCTTAAGACCTTGTACAGCACTGGGTGTTATAAAATTATTAGAAGAGTATAAAATACCTATTAAAGGCTCAGATGTTGTTATTATAGGAAGAAGTAATATAGTTGGTAAACCTTTAGCTATGATGTTAACTAATAGATCGGCTACTGTTCAATTATGTCATTCAAAAACTGAAAATATAGATGAAAAAATAAAAAGAGCTGATATTTTGATAACGGCAGCAGGATATCCAAAATTAATTAATAAAACACATAAATTGAAAAAAGGTGTATGTATTATTGATGTTGGAATAAATAGATTAGAAGGGAAATTATGTGGCGATGTAGCTATAGATGAAATTAATCTAGAAAATGTGGAATACATTACTCCTGTACCTGGAGGAGTTGGACCTATGACCATTGCTTGTTTATTAGAAAATGTTACGCAAATATATGAAGGAAAGGTAAAAAATGAAAGTATATAA